In a single window of the Populus alba chromosome 16, ASM523922v2, whole genome shotgun sequence genome:
- the LOC118033114 gene encoding uncharacterized protein isoform X2, whose protein sequence is MKPHQEQEEDEERLRQRKLEESLEIKSLRRIISAYLNYPEAAEEDVKRYERSFRKLPPSHKALLSHYPLKFQSLRRCISINSYFIFNMLQAFEPPLDMSQDIDDCGELHFERPPDDGNVCSHESTTARGSCSKLDEACCGEPSNVMSKLEEGLTANEEVQVEGCHGSDPGSCLAGEENNKRAAECCGNHVSDSNGNVLSSPRDWLDPSFQLHVPLVDVDKVRCIIRNIVRDWALEGQKERDQCYKPILEELNSLFPSRCNKSPPTCLVPGAGLGRLALEISCLGFVSQGNEFSYYMMISSSFILNQTQNAGEWIVYPWIHSNCNSLSDSDQLRPVSFPDIHPASAGIAEGFSMCGGDFVEVYSDPSQVGVWDAVVTCFFIDTAHNIVEYIEIISRILKDGGVWINLGPLLYHFADMHGQEDEMSIELSLEDVKCVAFDYGFEVEKEKTIETTYATNPRSMMQVGFADPCWKFSVKCFLCLLYKFKKWGWSSKNHLCSIYRSDPRTKKLLLWLNKLAHQMCLPSYVMSPQHARSLLFLLGQ, encoded by the exons atgaagcctcatcaagaacaagaagaagacgaagaacgACTTCGTCaaagaaaacttgaagaatCCCTTGAAATAAAATCTCTCCGGCGCATAATCAGTGCCTACCTTAA TTATCCAGAGGCAGCAGAAGAGGACGTGAAAAGATACGAAAGATCGTTTAGGAAGCTCCCTCCTTCTCACAAA gCTTTGTTATCACACTACCCTTTGAAGTTTCAAAGTCTAAGAAG GTGTATTTCTATAAATTCgtatttcatatttaatatgCTTCAG GCATTTGAGCCACCCCTGGATATGAGCCAGGACATTGATGACTGTGGGGAATTGCACTTTGAACGGCCGCCAGATGATGGGAATGTTTGCTCTCATGAGTCTACCACAGCTAGGGGAAGTTGTTCCAAACTTGATGAAGCTTGCTGTGGAGAACCAAGCAATGTGATGAGCAAACTAGAAGAGGGTTTGACTGCCAATGAG GAAGTGCAAGTTGAAGGTTGTCATGGGTCTGATCCTGGGAGCTGTCTGGCAGGCGAGGAAAATAACAAAAGGGCAGCTGAATGTTGTGGGAATCATGTTTCTGATTCCAATGGAAAT GTCCTGTCATCACCTCGTGATTGGTTGGATCCATCATTTCAGTTGCATGTTCCCCTGGTTGATGTTGATAAG GTCCGTTGTATAATAAGAAACATAGTAAGAGACTGGGCACTAGAG GGACAGAAAGAACGTGATCAGTGCTACAAGCCTATTCTTGAAGAGCTCAATTCTTTATTCCCTAGTCGTTGCAACAAAAG TCCCCCTACATGTTTAGTTCCTGGTGCTGGTCTTGGGCGTCTGGCCTTGGAGATTTCATGTTTGG GTTTCGTGAGCCAGGGAAATGAATTTTCATACTACATGATGATATCCTCAAGTTTTATTCTTAATCA GACCCAGAATGCAGGGGAATGGATTGTATATCCTTGGATCCATAGCAATTGCAATTCACTTTCAGACAGCGACCAACTCCGTCCTGTTTCATTTCCAGATATTCATCCAGCAAG TGCAGGGATTGCTGAAGGATTCTCCATGTGTGGTGGTGACTTTGTTGAAGTCTATAGTGATCCAAGTCAAGTAG GAGTTTGGGATGCAGttgtaacttgtttttttattgacacGGCACACAATATTGTTGAATACATTGAAATCATATCAAGGATTTTGAAAGATGGGGGG GTTTGGATAAATCTGGGACCACTCCTGTATCATTTTGCAGACATGCATGGACAAGAAGAT GAGATGTCCATTGAACTGAGCTTGGAAGACGTAAAGTGTGTAGCGTTTGATTATGGGTTTGAAGTTGAG AAGGAAAAGACAATTGAGACAACCTACGCTACAAATCCTCGATCAATGATGCAAGTAGGATTCGCAGACCCATGTTGGAAATTCTCTGTTAAATGTTTTCTCTGCCtgctttataaatttaaaaagtgggGATGGTCCTCAAAAAATCATCTGTGCAGTATTTATAGAAGTGATCCAAGGACTAAGAAGCTTCTGTTGTGGCTTAACAAACTCGCTCACCAAATGTGCTTACCTAGCTATGTCATGAGTCCCCAACATGCTAgatcccttctctttcttttaggCCAATGA
- the LOC118033114 gene encoding carnosine N-methyltransferase isoform X4 → MKPHQEQEEDEERLRQRKLEESLEIKSLRRIISAYLNYPEAAEEDVKRYERSFRKLPPSHKAFEPPLDMSQDIDDCGELHFERPPDDGNVCSHESTTARGSCSKLDEACCGEPSNVMSKLEEGLTANEEVQVEGCHGSDPGSCLAGEENNKRAAECCGNHVSDSNGNVLSSPRDWLDPSFQLHVPLVDVDKVRCIIRNIVRDWALEVMMRHCFPVSNSQKERDQCYKPILEELNSLFPSRCNKSPPTCLVPGAGLGRLALEISCLGFVSQGNEFSYYMMISSSFILNQTQNAGEWIVYPWIHSNCNSLSDSDQLRPVSFPDIHPASAGIAEGFSMCGGDFVEVYSDPSQVGVWDAVVTCFFIDTAHNIVEYIEIISRILKDGGVWINLGPLLYHFADMHGQEDEMSIELSLEDVKCVAFDYGFEVEKEKTIETTYATNPRSMMQVGFADPCWKFSVKCFLCLLYKFKKWGWSSKNHLCSIYRSDPRTKKLLLWLNKLAHQMCLPSYVMSPQHARSLLFLLGQ, encoded by the exons atgaagcctcatcaagaacaagaagaagacgaagaacgACTTCGTCaaagaaaacttgaagaatCCCTTGAAATAAAATCTCTCCGGCGCATAATCAGTGCCTACCTTAA TTATCCAGAGGCAGCAGAAGAGGACGTGAAAAGATACGAAAGATCGTTTAGGAAGCTCCCTCCTTCTCACAAA GCATTTGAGCCACCCCTGGATATGAGCCAGGACATTGATGACTGTGGGGAATTGCACTTTGAACGGCCGCCAGATGATGGGAATGTTTGCTCTCATGAGTCTACCACAGCTAGGGGAAGTTGTTCCAAACTTGATGAAGCTTGCTGTGGAGAACCAAGCAATGTGATGAGCAAACTAGAAGAGGGTTTGACTGCCAATGAG GAAGTGCAAGTTGAAGGTTGTCATGGGTCTGATCCTGGGAGCTGTCTGGCAGGCGAGGAAAATAACAAAAGGGCAGCTGAATGTTGTGGGAATCATGTTTCTGATTCCAATGGAAAT GTCCTGTCATCACCTCGTGATTGGTTGGATCCATCATTTCAGTTGCATGTTCCCCTGGTTGATGTTGATAAG GTCCGTTGTATAATAAGAAACATAGTAAGAGACTGGGCACTAGAGGTAATGATGCGTCATTGCTTTCCTGTTTCTAACTC ACAGAAAGAACGTGATCAGTGCTACAAGCCTATTCTTGAAGAGCTCAATTCTTTATTCCCTAGTCGTTGCAACAAAAG TCCCCCTACATGTTTAGTTCCTGGTGCTGGTCTTGGGCGTCTGGCCTTGGAGATTTCATGTTTGG GTTTCGTGAGCCAGGGAAATGAATTTTCATACTACATGATGATATCCTCAAGTTTTATTCTTAATCA GACCCAGAATGCAGGGGAATGGATTGTATATCCTTGGATCCATAGCAATTGCAATTCACTTTCAGACAGCGACCAACTCCGTCCTGTTTCATTTCCAGATATTCATCCAGCAAG TGCAGGGATTGCTGAAGGATTCTCCATGTGTGGTGGTGACTTTGTTGAAGTCTATAGTGATCCAAGTCAAGTAG GAGTTTGGGATGCAGttgtaacttgtttttttattgacacGGCACACAATATTGTTGAATACATTGAAATCATATCAAGGATTTTGAAAGATGGGGGG GTTTGGATAAATCTGGGACCACTCCTGTATCATTTTGCAGACATGCATGGACAAGAAGAT GAGATGTCCATTGAACTGAGCTTGGAAGACGTAAAGTGTGTAGCGTTTGATTATGGGTTTGAAGTTGAG AAGGAAAAGACAATTGAGACAACCTACGCTACAAATCCTCGATCAATGATGCAAGTAGGATTCGCAGACCCATGTTGGAAATTCTCTGTTAAATGTTTTCTCTGCCtgctttataaatttaaaaagtgggGATGGTCCTCAAAAAATCATCTGTGCAGTATTTATAGAAGTGATCCAAGGACTAAGAAGCTTCTGTTGTGGCTTAACAAACTCGCTCACCAAATGTGCTTACCTAGCTATGTCATGAGTCCCCAACATGCTAgatcccttctctttcttttaggCCAATGA
- the LOC118033114 gene encoding uncharacterized protein isoform X7: protein MKPHQEQEEDEERLRQRKLEESLEIKSLRRIISAYLNYPEAAEEDVKRYERSFRKLPPSHKALLSHYPLKFQSLRRCISINSYFIFNMLQAFEPPLDMSQDIDDCGELHFERPPDDGNVCSHESTTARGSCSKLDEACCGEPSNVMSKLEEGLTANEEVQVEGCHGSDPGSCLAGEENNKRAAECCGNHVSDSNGNVLSSPRDWLDPSFQLHVPLVDVDKVRCIIRNIVRDWALEGQKERDQCYKPILEELNSLFPSRCNKSPPTCLVPGAGLGRLALEISCLGFVSQGNEFSYYMMISSSFILNQTQNAGEWIVYPWIHSNCNSLSDSDQLRPVSFPDIHPASAGIAEGFSMCGGDFVEVYSDPSQVGVWDAVVTCFFIDTAHNIVEYIEIISRILKDGGVWINLGPLLYHFADMHGQEDEMSIELSLEDVKCVAFDYGFEVEKEKTIETTYATNPRSMMQNRYFAAFWTMRKKSAAAEKVST from the exons atgaagcctcatcaagaacaagaagaagacgaagaacgACTTCGTCaaagaaaacttgaagaatCCCTTGAAATAAAATCTCTCCGGCGCATAATCAGTGCCTACCTTAA TTATCCAGAGGCAGCAGAAGAGGACGTGAAAAGATACGAAAGATCGTTTAGGAAGCTCCCTCCTTCTCACAAA gCTTTGTTATCACACTACCCTTTGAAGTTTCAAAGTCTAAGAAG GTGTATTTCTATAAATTCgtatttcatatttaatatgCTTCAG GCATTTGAGCCACCCCTGGATATGAGCCAGGACATTGATGACTGTGGGGAATTGCACTTTGAACGGCCGCCAGATGATGGGAATGTTTGCTCTCATGAGTCTACCACAGCTAGGGGAAGTTGTTCCAAACTTGATGAAGCTTGCTGTGGAGAACCAAGCAATGTGATGAGCAAACTAGAAGAGGGTTTGACTGCCAATGAG GAAGTGCAAGTTGAAGGTTGTCATGGGTCTGATCCTGGGAGCTGTCTGGCAGGCGAGGAAAATAACAAAAGGGCAGCTGAATGTTGTGGGAATCATGTTTCTGATTCCAATGGAAAT GTCCTGTCATCACCTCGTGATTGGTTGGATCCATCATTTCAGTTGCATGTTCCCCTGGTTGATGTTGATAAG GTCCGTTGTATAATAAGAAACATAGTAAGAGACTGGGCACTAGAG GGACAGAAAGAACGTGATCAGTGCTACAAGCCTATTCTTGAAGAGCTCAATTCTTTATTCCCTAGTCGTTGCAACAAAAG TCCCCCTACATGTTTAGTTCCTGGTGCTGGTCTTGGGCGTCTGGCCTTGGAGATTTCATGTTTGG GTTTCGTGAGCCAGGGAAATGAATTTTCATACTACATGATGATATCCTCAAGTTTTATTCTTAATCA GACCCAGAATGCAGGGGAATGGATTGTATATCCTTGGATCCATAGCAATTGCAATTCACTTTCAGACAGCGACCAACTCCGTCCTGTTTCATTTCCAGATATTCATCCAGCAAG TGCAGGGATTGCTGAAGGATTCTCCATGTGTGGTGGTGACTTTGTTGAAGTCTATAGTGATCCAAGTCAAGTAG GAGTTTGGGATGCAGttgtaacttgtttttttattgacacGGCACACAATATTGTTGAATACATTGAAATCATATCAAGGATTTTGAAAGATGGGGGG GTTTGGATAAATCTGGGACCACTCCTGTATCATTTTGCAGACATGCATGGACAAGAAGAT GAGATGTCCATTGAACTGAGCTTGGAAGACGTAAAGTGTGTAGCGTTTGATTATGGGTTTGAAGTTGAG AAGGAAAAGACAATTGAGACAACCTACGCTACAAATCCTCGATCAATGATGCAA AACCGATACTTTGCTGCATTCTGGACAATGAGAAAGAAATCAGCTGCGGCGGAAAAGGTTTCAACATGA
- the LOC118033114 gene encoding uncharacterized protein isoform X10 → MKPHQEQEEDEERLRQRKLEESLEIKSLRRIISAYLNYPEAAEEDVKRYERSFRKLPPSHKALLSHYPLKFQSLRRCISINSYFIFNMLQAFEPPLDMSQDIDDCGELHFERPPDDGNVCSHESTTARGSCSKLDEACCGEPSNVMSKLEEGLTANEEVQVEGCHGSDPGSCLAGEENNKRAAECCGNHVSDSNGNVLSSPRDWLDPSFQLHVPLVDVDKVRCIIRNIVRDWALEVMMRHCFPVSNSQKERDQCYKPILEELNSLFPSRCNKSPPTCLVPGAGLGRLALEISCLGFVSQGNEFSYYMMISSSFILNQTQNAGEWIVYPWIHSNCNSLSDSDQLRPVSFPDIHPASAGIAEGFSMCGGDFVEVYSDPSQVGVWDAVVTCFFIDTAHNIVEYIEIISRILKDGGKEKTIETTYATNPRSMMQNRYFAAFWTMRKKSAAAEKVST, encoded by the exons atgaagcctcatcaagaacaagaagaagacgaagaacgACTTCGTCaaagaaaacttgaagaatCCCTTGAAATAAAATCTCTCCGGCGCATAATCAGTGCCTACCTTAA TTATCCAGAGGCAGCAGAAGAGGACGTGAAAAGATACGAAAGATCGTTTAGGAAGCTCCCTCCTTCTCACAAA gCTTTGTTATCACACTACCCTTTGAAGTTTCAAAGTCTAAGAAG GTGTATTTCTATAAATTCgtatttcatatttaatatgCTTCAG GCATTTGAGCCACCCCTGGATATGAGCCAGGACATTGATGACTGTGGGGAATTGCACTTTGAACGGCCGCCAGATGATGGGAATGTTTGCTCTCATGAGTCTACCACAGCTAGGGGAAGTTGTTCCAAACTTGATGAAGCTTGCTGTGGAGAACCAAGCAATGTGATGAGCAAACTAGAAGAGGGTTTGACTGCCAATGAG GAAGTGCAAGTTGAAGGTTGTCATGGGTCTGATCCTGGGAGCTGTCTGGCAGGCGAGGAAAATAACAAAAGGGCAGCTGAATGTTGTGGGAATCATGTTTCTGATTCCAATGGAAAT GTCCTGTCATCACCTCGTGATTGGTTGGATCCATCATTTCAGTTGCATGTTCCCCTGGTTGATGTTGATAAG GTCCGTTGTATAATAAGAAACATAGTAAGAGACTGGGCACTAGAGGTAATGATGCGTCATTGCTTTCCTGTTTCTAACTC ACAGAAAGAACGTGATCAGTGCTACAAGCCTATTCTTGAAGAGCTCAATTCTTTATTCCCTAGTCGTTGCAACAAAAG TCCCCCTACATGTTTAGTTCCTGGTGCTGGTCTTGGGCGTCTGGCCTTGGAGATTTCATGTTTGG GTTTCGTGAGCCAGGGAAATGAATTTTCATACTACATGATGATATCCTCAAGTTTTATTCTTAATCA GACCCAGAATGCAGGGGAATGGATTGTATATCCTTGGATCCATAGCAATTGCAATTCACTTTCAGACAGCGACCAACTCCGTCCTGTTTCATTTCCAGATATTCATCCAGCAAG TGCAGGGATTGCTGAAGGATTCTCCATGTGTGGTGGTGACTTTGTTGAAGTCTATAGTGATCCAAGTCAAGTAG GAGTTTGGGATGCAGttgtaacttgtttttttattgacacGGCACACAATATTGTTGAATACATTGAAATCATATCAAGGATTTTGAAAGATGGGGGG AAGGAAAAGACAATTGAGACAACCTACGCTACAAATCCTCGATCAATGATGCAA AACCGATACTTTGCTGCATTCTGGACAATGAGAAAGAAATCAGCTGCGGCGGAAAAGGTTTCAACATGA
- the LOC118033114 gene encoding uncharacterized protein isoform X6 translates to MKPHQEQEEDEERLRQRKLEESLEIKSLRRIISAYLNYPEAAEEDVKRYERSFRKLPPSHKALLSHYPLKFQSLRRCISINSYFIFNMLQAFEPPLDMSQDIDDCGELHFERPPDDGNVCSHESTTARGSCSKLDEACCGEPSNVMSKLEEGLTANEEVQVEGCHGSDPGSCLAGEENNKRAAECCGNHVSDSNGNVLSSPRDWLDPSFQLHVPLVDVDKVRCIIRNIVRDWALEVMMRHCFPVSNSQKERDQCYKPILEELNSLFPSRCNKSPPTCLVPGAGLGRLALEISCLGFVSQGNEFSYYMMISSSFILNQTQNAGEWIVYPWIHSNCNSLSDSDQLRPVSFPDIHPASAGIAEGFSMCGGDFVEVYSDPSQVGVWDAVVTCFFIDTAHNIVEYIEIISRILKDGGVWINLGPLLYHFADMHGQEDEMSIELSLEDVKCVAFDYGFEVEKEKTIETTYATNPRSMMQNRYFAAFWTMRKKSAAAEKVST, encoded by the exons atgaagcctcatcaagaacaagaagaagacgaagaacgACTTCGTCaaagaaaacttgaagaatCCCTTGAAATAAAATCTCTCCGGCGCATAATCAGTGCCTACCTTAA TTATCCAGAGGCAGCAGAAGAGGACGTGAAAAGATACGAAAGATCGTTTAGGAAGCTCCCTCCTTCTCACAAA gCTTTGTTATCACACTACCCTTTGAAGTTTCAAAGTCTAAGAAG GTGTATTTCTATAAATTCgtatttcatatttaatatgCTTCAG GCATTTGAGCCACCCCTGGATATGAGCCAGGACATTGATGACTGTGGGGAATTGCACTTTGAACGGCCGCCAGATGATGGGAATGTTTGCTCTCATGAGTCTACCACAGCTAGGGGAAGTTGTTCCAAACTTGATGAAGCTTGCTGTGGAGAACCAAGCAATGTGATGAGCAAACTAGAAGAGGGTTTGACTGCCAATGAG GAAGTGCAAGTTGAAGGTTGTCATGGGTCTGATCCTGGGAGCTGTCTGGCAGGCGAGGAAAATAACAAAAGGGCAGCTGAATGTTGTGGGAATCATGTTTCTGATTCCAATGGAAAT GTCCTGTCATCACCTCGTGATTGGTTGGATCCATCATTTCAGTTGCATGTTCCCCTGGTTGATGTTGATAAG GTCCGTTGTATAATAAGAAACATAGTAAGAGACTGGGCACTAGAGGTAATGATGCGTCATTGCTTTCCTGTTTCTAACTC ACAGAAAGAACGTGATCAGTGCTACAAGCCTATTCTTGAAGAGCTCAATTCTTTATTCCCTAGTCGTTGCAACAAAAG TCCCCCTACATGTTTAGTTCCTGGTGCTGGTCTTGGGCGTCTGGCCTTGGAGATTTCATGTTTGG GTTTCGTGAGCCAGGGAAATGAATTTTCATACTACATGATGATATCCTCAAGTTTTATTCTTAATCA GACCCAGAATGCAGGGGAATGGATTGTATATCCTTGGATCCATAGCAATTGCAATTCACTTTCAGACAGCGACCAACTCCGTCCTGTTTCATTTCCAGATATTCATCCAGCAAG TGCAGGGATTGCTGAAGGATTCTCCATGTGTGGTGGTGACTTTGTTGAAGTCTATAGTGATCCAAGTCAAGTAG GAGTTTGGGATGCAGttgtaacttgtttttttattgacacGGCACACAATATTGTTGAATACATTGAAATCATATCAAGGATTTTGAAAGATGGGGGG GTTTGGATAAATCTGGGACCACTCCTGTATCATTTTGCAGACATGCATGGACAAGAAGAT GAGATGTCCATTGAACTGAGCTTGGAAGACGTAAAGTGTGTAGCGTTTGATTATGGGTTTGAAGTTGAG AAGGAAAAGACAATTGAGACAACCTACGCTACAAATCCTCGATCAATGATGCAA AACCGATACTTTGCTGCATTCTGGACAATGAGAAAGAAATCAGCTGCGGCGGAAAAGGTTTCAACATGA
- the LOC118033114 gene encoding uncharacterized protein isoform X3, whose protein sequence is MKPHQEQEEDEERLRQRKLEESLEIKSLRRIISAYLNYPEAAEEDVKRYERSFRKLPPSHKALLSHYPLKFQSLRRCISINSYFIFNMLQAFEPPLDMSQDIDDCGELHFERPPDDGNVCSHESTTARGSCSKLDEACCGEPSNVMSKLEEGLTANEEVQVEGCHGSDPGSCLAGEENNKRAAECCGNHVSDSNGNVLSSPRDWLDPSFQLHVPLVDVDKGLCVPTVPTLMQGQKERDQCYKPILEELNSLFPSRCNKSPPTCLVPGAGLGRLALEISCLGFVSQGNEFSYYMMISSSFILNQTQNAGEWIVYPWIHSNCNSLSDSDQLRPVSFPDIHPASAGIAEGFSMCGGDFVEVYSDPSQVGVWDAVVTCFFIDTAHNIVEYIEIISRILKDGGVWINLGPLLYHFADMHGQEDEMSIELSLEDVKCVAFDYGFEVEKEKTIETTYATNPRSMMQVGFADPCWKFSVKCFLCLLYKFKKWGWSSKNHLCSIYRSDPRTKKLLLWLNKLAHQMCLPSYVMSPQHARSLLFLLGQ, encoded by the exons atgaagcctcatcaagaacaagaagaagacgaagaacgACTTCGTCaaagaaaacttgaagaatCCCTTGAAATAAAATCTCTCCGGCGCATAATCAGTGCCTACCTTAA TTATCCAGAGGCAGCAGAAGAGGACGTGAAAAGATACGAAAGATCGTTTAGGAAGCTCCCTCCTTCTCACAAA gCTTTGTTATCACACTACCCTTTGAAGTTTCAAAGTCTAAGAAG GTGTATTTCTATAAATTCgtatttcatatttaatatgCTTCAG GCATTTGAGCCACCCCTGGATATGAGCCAGGACATTGATGACTGTGGGGAATTGCACTTTGAACGGCCGCCAGATGATGGGAATGTTTGCTCTCATGAGTCTACCACAGCTAGGGGAAGTTGTTCCAAACTTGATGAAGCTTGCTGTGGAGAACCAAGCAATGTGATGAGCAAACTAGAAGAGGGTTTGACTGCCAATGAG GAAGTGCAAGTTGAAGGTTGTCATGGGTCTGATCCTGGGAGCTGTCTGGCAGGCGAGGAAAATAACAAAAGGGCAGCTGAATGTTGTGGGAATCATGTTTCTGATTCCAATGGAAAT GTCCTGTCATCACCTCGTGATTGGTTGGATCCATCATTTCAGTTGCATGTTCCCCTGGTTGATGTTGATAAG GGTTTATGTGTTCCCACTGTTCCTACACTGATGCAGGGACAGAAAGAACGTGATCAGTGCTACAAGCCTATTCTTGAAGAGCTCAATTCTTTATTCCCTAGTCGTTGCAACAAAAG TCCCCCTACATGTTTAGTTCCTGGTGCTGGTCTTGGGCGTCTGGCCTTGGAGATTTCATGTTTGG GTTTCGTGAGCCAGGGAAATGAATTTTCATACTACATGATGATATCCTCAAGTTTTATTCTTAATCA GACCCAGAATGCAGGGGAATGGATTGTATATCCTTGGATCCATAGCAATTGCAATTCACTTTCAGACAGCGACCAACTCCGTCCTGTTTCATTTCCAGATATTCATCCAGCAAG TGCAGGGATTGCTGAAGGATTCTCCATGTGTGGTGGTGACTTTGTTGAAGTCTATAGTGATCCAAGTCAAGTAG GAGTTTGGGATGCAGttgtaacttgtttttttattgacacGGCACACAATATTGTTGAATACATTGAAATCATATCAAGGATTTTGAAAGATGGGGGG GTTTGGATAAATCTGGGACCACTCCTGTATCATTTTGCAGACATGCATGGACAAGAAGAT GAGATGTCCATTGAACTGAGCTTGGAAGACGTAAAGTGTGTAGCGTTTGATTATGGGTTTGAAGTTGAG AAGGAAAAGACAATTGAGACAACCTACGCTACAAATCCTCGATCAATGATGCAAGTAGGATTCGCAGACCCATGTTGGAAATTCTCTGTTAAATGTTTTCTCTGCCtgctttataaatttaaaaagtgggGATGGTCCTCAAAAAATCATCTGTGCAGTATTTATAGAAGTGATCCAAGGACTAAGAAGCTTCTGTTGTGGCTTAACAAACTCGCTCACCAAATGTGCTTACCTAGCTATGTCATGAGTCCCCAACATGCTAgatcccttctctttcttttaggCCAATGA
- the LOC118033114 gene encoding uncharacterized protein isoform X1 translates to MKPHQEQEEDEERLRQRKLEESLEIKSLRRIISAYLNYPEAAEEDVKRYERSFRKLPPSHKALLSHYPLKFQSLRRCISINSYFIFNMLQAFEPPLDMSQDIDDCGELHFERPPDDGNVCSHESTTARGSCSKLDEACCGEPSNVMSKLEEGLTANEEVQVEGCHGSDPGSCLAGEENNKRAAECCGNHVSDSNGNVLSSPRDWLDPSFQLHVPLVDVDKVRCIIRNIVRDWALEVMMRHCFPVSNSQKERDQCYKPILEELNSLFPSRCNKSPPTCLVPGAGLGRLALEISCLGFVSQGNEFSYYMMISSSFILNQTQNAGEWIVYPWIHSNCNSLSDSDQLRPVSFPDIHPASAGIAEGFSMCGGDFVEVYSDPSQVGVWDAVVTCFFIDTAHNIVEYIEIISRILKDGGVWINLGPLLYHFADMHGQEDEMSIELSLEDVKCVAFDYGFEVEKEKTIETTYATNPRSMMQVGFADPCWKFSVKCFLCLLYKFKKWGWSSKNHLCSIYRSDPRTKKLLLWLNKLAHQMCLPSYVMSPQHARSLLFLLGQ, encoded by the exons atgaagcctcatcaagaacaagaagaagacgaagaacgACTTCGTCaaagaaaacttgaagaatCCCTTGAAATAAAATCTCTCCGGCGCATAATCAGTGCCTACCTTAA TTATCCAGAGGCAGCAGAAGAGGACGTGAAAAGATACGAAAGATCGTTTAGGAAGCTCCCTCCTTCTCACAAA gCTTTGTTATCACACTACCCTTTGAAGTTTCAAAGTCTAAGAAG GTGTATTTCTATAAATTCgtatttcatatttaatatgCTTCAG GCATTTGAGCCACCCCTGGATATGAGCCAGGACATTGATGACTGTGGGGAATTGCACTTTGAACGGCCGCCAGATGATGGGAATGTTTGCTCTCATGAGTCTACCACAGCTAGGGGAAGTTGTTCCAAACTTGATGAAGCTTGCTGTGGAGAACCAAGCAATGTGATGAGCAAACTAGAAGAGGGTTTGACTGCCAATGAG GAAGTGCAAGTTGAAGGTTGTCATGGGTCTGATCCTGGGAGCTGTCTGGCAGGCGAGGAAAATAACAAAAGGGCAGCTGAATGTTGTGGGAATCATGTTTCTGATTCCAATGGAAAT GTCCTGTCATCACCTCGTGATTGGTTGGATCCATCATTTCAGTTGCATGTTCCCCTGGTTGATGTTGATAAG GTCCGTTGTATAATAAGAAACATAGTAAGAGACTGGGCACTAGAGGTAATGATGCGTCATTGCTTTCCTGTTTCTAACTC ACAGAAAGAACGTGATCAGTGCTACAAGCCTATTCTTGAAGAGCTCAATTCTTTATTCCCTAGTCGTTGCAACAAAAG TCCCCCTACATGTTTAGTTCCTGGTGCTGGTCTTGGGCGTCTGGCCTTGGAGATTTCATGTTTGG GTTTCGTGAGCCAGGGAAATGAATTTTCATACTACATGATGATATCCTCAAGTTTTATTCTTAATCA GACCCAGAATGCAGGGGAATGGATTGTATATCCTTGGATCCATAGCAATTGCAATTCACTTTCAGACAGCGACCAACTCCGTCCTGTTTCATTTCCAGATATTCATCCAGCAAG TGCAGGGATTGCTGAAGGATTCTCCATGTGTGGTGGTGACTTTGTTGAAGTCTATAGTGATCCAAGTCAAGTAG GAGTTTGGGATGCAGttgtaacttgtttttttattgacacGGCACACAATATTGTTGAATACATTGAAATCATATCAAGGATTTTGAAAGATGGGGGG GTTTGGATAAATCTGGGACCACTCCTGTATCATTTTGCAGACATGCATGGACAAGAAGAT GAGATGTCCATTGAACTGAGCTTGGAAGACGTAAAGTGTGTAGCGTTTGATTATGGGTTTGAAGTTGAG AAGGAAAAGACAATTGAGACAACCTACGCTACAAATCCTCGATCAATGATGCAAGTAGGATTCGCAGACCCATGTTGGAAATTCTCTGTTAAATGTTTTCTCTGCCtgctttataaatttaaaaagtgggGATGGTCCTCAAAAAATCATCTGTGCAGTATTTATAGAAGTGATCCAAGGACTAAGAAGCTTCTGTTGTGGCTTAACAAACTCGCTCACCAAATGTGCTTACCTAGCTATGTCATGAGTCCCCAACATGCTAgatcccttctctttcttttaggCCAATGA